The segment CACCCGCACGTTAGCAGATAAGTGGACGGCGGTAACGGTGGATAACTCCCTCTCGGCTCAGTTTGAGCATACCGTGTTGGTGACAGAGGACGGCTACGAGATTTTAACCGATCGCTCTAAGGTTTAAGGCGATCGCGCGGGGGCTACAAATCATAGGCTACTGCTACTAACAAGCCCGCGCCAGCGGGCTTTAAACTTTCTCCCCTAAAGTTTAAGAACAGTTCAGACAGTGACAGTAAATAAAGTGTCTATCAAAGTTATGGCTTGGTGCAGCGATCGCGTGACCTGAACAACGCTTCCCATAGGACAATCCAGTAAACTGTCAATTACGAGTTCCATCGCGATCGCCTATAGCTTAGGCTTTGATGGCAAGTGAAATATCAGGTGCTTCAACTCGATGAGTACCACATCAGACGATGAGCCGAAGTCGCGAAGATCGCGCGACACGACTGGGCTAATACTGCCACCACTTACAGACGCGACGATCCAGCGTGCTAGAGAAGGGCTTGCGGCTGCACGCGATCGCGATGCCCAATCGATTGCTAGAGAAGCCCTCGATAATGCTGAAGCTATTGTTAAAGGAAGTGGAGAGCGCCGCATCAGTGGCTTAGTGCGTCGCTTGGTGTTGCGATCGCTCATCCACACACTCTTTCGGGTAAAAGTTGAGAACCCCGAACGCATTCCCACTGGTGCTGCTATGTTAGCGCCAAACCATCTCAGCCACTTCGATCCGTTGCTCATTTTGTCTGAAGTACCTGCAAGTCCCTACTACTACATTTTGGGCGACGCACGCAGTCTATATAACAAGTGGTGGAAGCGGCAAATCCTGCGCCTGAGCGGGGGAGTTATCCCCCTAGCTCGCATTTGGAAAGAAGAAATTGCTGTCCTTGAGGGTGCGTTGTCCGGACGCGACGATCTCGCTGAGTTGGCGTCTGCAATCGAGCAGGATGTCCCCGATGGCAGTTCGATCGAGGCACTGCGACAGCTAGATCGCATAACTCAGAGTATCTTTACTCGCGGCGATGGGATTATCATCTTTCCAGAGGGCGGCTTGGGGACTGTTGAGGGGAGCCTGCGCCTACCCCTAAAGCGCGGCGCTGTCATCTATGCCCTGCGTGCTGGGGTTCCCATTGTGCCTGTCGGGATTATTGGTACGCAAGATTTATATTTCAGGAAGCAATTGACGCTCCGTTTTGGCGAACCATTGATTTTCCCGCGAGACTCCTACGGAGACGCTACGCGAACGCCCAGACCAAAACCACGCGAAGTGCAAGCGGCGCTAGACGCCGTGCAAGATGCCTTAATGGATTTATTGGCCAAAGATCGTCGCCAACCAAATGAGTTTAAGTTGGGGAATTACTTCCTCAACCATATGCTTTGGTGAACCAATTGATTTTTGTTCGTTGTGCATTGTTAATAGTTTGCGCTTCAAAAGCCATGAGCTATTAACCATGAACCATCAACCATGAGCCATGACCAATACCAAAAATGAATAAAATTGATTTAGCTTTTACCCCAGCTCTAGAACAAGCGCGGTTGATCCGCACTAAAGAAGTTTCGCCCATTGAGTTAGTGGAACTTTACCTGGAACGCATTCAGCAATTAGATCCCCAATTGGGTAGCTATTTTACGGTAATAGCAGATAAAGCTCTTGCAGATGCCAAAGCCAAGACTGAAGCGTTAGCAGGCGACATTCCAGAATTGCCGCCTTTTTTTGGCGTGCCGATTTCCATCAAAGACCTCAACCCAGTTGCCGATGTCCGCTGCACCTACGGTTCGCCAGTTCTGATGGATAAAATAGCCACCCACGATGATGCCGTAGTGACGCGAATTAAGCACGCCGGCTTCATTATTTTGGGTAAAACTGCGGCTTCCGAGCTGGGATCTTTGCCATACACAGAACCAGTTGGTTTTCCACCCGCACGAAATCCCTGGAATTTGGACTATACACCAGGGGGGTCGAGTGGGGGTGCGGCTGCATCGCTAGCGGCAGGATTGTGCGCGATCGCTCAAGGTTCTGATGGCGGCGGCTCAATTCGCGGCCCCGCTTTCTGTTGCGGGCTGGTGGGCATTAAACCAGCCAGAGGTCGCGTCTCGTATGCCCCTGTAGGTGATTATCTCAATGGCATTGCCACTAATGGCCCTCTAGGTCGTACCGTTGCAGATGCGGCGGCGCTACTCGATGTCATGTCGGGCTATGTCACGGGCGACCCCTACTGGTTGCCTAATCCAGAGAAGCCGTTTATAGCCGCTGCACAACAGCCCCCAGCTGCCCTGCGGGTGGCTTTTTCGACATCAATCCCCCCGGTCGGTGATGCCCATGAGGTGTGTCAGCAAGCCGTCCTAGAAACCGTTCAACTCTTGGAAGGAATGGGGCACGTTGTCGAACAGGCTTGCCCGGATTTCAACGGATTGATTGAACCTTTTGTTAAGATTTGGCAGGCAGGTGCAGTAGCACCAGGGATTCCCCCCCAAGTACTCAGCCCGATGAATCGCTGGAATGCCGAGCAATCTGCTTCAGCTGGCCAATACTTGCAAGCGGTTGCTCAGATGCAAATTGTGTCGCGGCAGATTGTGGGATTTTTTAATAATTATGATGCCCTCGTGCTGCCAGTTTATATGCATCCGCAGATTCGCATTGGCGAGTACGCTGACCTAAGTCCTGAAGAGACACTGCAAAAGATAATTTTTTGGGTAGCGCCCTGTCCGCCGTTTAATGCTAGCGGATTGCCGAGCATAGCAATTCCTACAGGATTCGATTCCACTACGGGCTTACCTGTCGGCGTCCAGATTGTCGGGCGTCCTGCTGCTGAAGCCACGCTAATCGCTATTGCTGCACAGCTGGAAGCCGCGAAACCTTGGATTCAGCATCGCCCCGCTTTCGCTTTGGGATGAAGAAGGTTAAACCGCAGAGAGTAGGGTGGGCACTGCCCACCTTACTGTTATTGCTGATTTTCCCGTTTGGCTTGCGACTTTAGCATTCTTGCTTTCAATCGCGCATTTCTCTCGGCGATGTCATCTCTGCCTTGATACCAGGGCGGAATATCGTCGTAGTGAGGCGTACCGTCATCGATTGTATAGCGGGCTTCTGGATTTTTATCGCCAATGCGCTGTCAGCTATACAGACTTTTGGAGTGCTTATCAAATAGTTTTTTCTACAAAAAGATACAAGTCAGTATCCAAGGCTACTGGCAAAAAGAACTATAGAGAAAAATTTCCTAATACGATCAGACAAATAATATCCCGCTTGGTAAGAAAAACTCTTTCATTATCTAAAAAAATCTCCAATTATATAAGAGCTATCTGGTATTTTATTCATGAGTATGACACCAGTTTATCTATAGCGTGAAAGGCGTGATTATCATCATTACTATGTAGGGCTACCTCTTCCTGATGAAGTTGAGGATATCCTCGAAAAGAATATTACGAACTTTCCAAATGGTGGATTGACACTACCTCTGTTGGCTGTTTCTCAACCAGCTACAGTCTCACCAGTCATGATCGGAATCGATTACGGTTCCATCCTCCAAAACGAGGTTAGAGACCTTAGTTCCAGTCCAGTCAACATTACTCAAATGCTTGGCACCACTCAGATTGGTGTTACCCAGTTGAGTTTGGGTAATTTCGGCATACAGCAAATCAGCACCACTCATATTAGTATCTCTCAATTCGACAGCAGCCAGGGAAGCCTTGGTCAAATCAGCCCTACAAAAATTAGCGCTGGTGAGGTTGCAGAGATCCAATGTGGCACGAGTCAAGTTGGCATTGCTGAAATCAGCTCCACTCAAATTGGCACCAGCCAAAATAGTACCACTGAGATCGGCACCACTCAAATTGATTCCACTCAGGTCAATATCAACAAAAATATCTTCCGCCGGATTAGATCCACTGATATTCGCACCTCTGAGATTGAGTCCAGCAAAATTTCTCTCCCCAGCAGCGTAACGTCTTCTCAATTCTTCGCCGTCCATAACCCATCTCCGTAGAGGATGCAGAAGGTGGGCACTGCCAACCTTACTGTTACTGCTGATTCTCCCGCTTGGCTTGCGACTTTAGCATTCTTGCTTTCAATCGCGCATTTCTCTCGGCGATGTCATCTCTGCCTTGATACCAGGGCGGAATATCGTCGTAATGAGGCGTACCATCATCGATTGTATAGCGGGCTTCTGGATTTTTTGGATAGCCAGCGGCGATCGCGCCTACACAAATAACAAATAAGACGGTTTCTGGCGCTGCCTTAAGTGCCCTTCTAGCCTGTGGAGAAACTCTTACCAAATCCCCTCTCTCGATTGGCACAAGTTCCCCATCAATTAGCATTGTGCCTTGTCCCTCAATGACGATATAAACTTCTTCCTGTTCGGCGTGGCTGTGAGTGAAGGTATAGCCTTCGTCTGGTGGCAATTGAATCAGTCCGATGCCTACAGCATGCAAATTTAGCTGTCGGCGCGGACTGGTTAGATAAGGTAAGCCCTCGAAGTCGAAGTGGGCTTTTGTAAAGCTTTCGTGGCTCTCCCGATCTTTGTTCATTGCCTCTTTCTCATTTTAATTTCTGCAAGCTTTACCGCTAGGTGTTGCATCAGGATAGAAGGTAACTATCGCGCTTTTATCTTTGACAAAAACAGCTTTGTAAGATGCTTGTCCATCCTGTATGGGCAGAAGGCAAGCCCCCTGAGCATTTCCTTGCGCGTTAAATGCTTTAGTTGCATTTAAAAGAATTTCTTTAGCATCAAGTCCAAGGG is part of the Microcoleus sp. FACHB-831 genome and harbors:
- a CDS encoding 1-acyl-sn-glycerol-3-phosphate acyltransferase, producing MSTTSDDEPKSRRSRDTTGLILPPLTDATIQRAREGLAAARDRDAQSIAREALDNAEAIVKGSGERRISGLVRRLVLRSLIHTLFRVKVENPERIPTGAAMLAPNHLSHFDPLLILSEVPASPYYYILGDARSLYNKWWKRQILRLSGGVIPLARIWKEEIAVLEGALSGRDDLAELASAIEQDVPDGSSIEALRQLDRITQSIFTRGDGIIIFPEGGLGTVEGSLRLPLKRGAVIYALRAGVPIVPVGIIGTQDLYFRKQLTLRFGEPLIFPRDSYGDATRTPRPKPREVQAALDAVQDALMDLLAKDRRQPNEFKLGNYFLNHMLW
- a CDS encoding pentapeptide repeat-containing protein, which encodes MDGEELRRRYAAGERNFAGLNLRGANISGSNPAEDIFVDIDLSGINLSGADLSGTILAGANLSGADFSNANLTRATLDLCNLTSANFCRADLTKASLAAVELRDTNMSGADLLYAEITQTQLGNTNLSGAKHLSNVDWTGTKVSNLVLEDGTVIDSDHDW
- a CDS encoding amidase, which gives rise to MNKIDLAFTPALEQARLIRTKEVSPIELVELYLERIQQLDPQLGSYFTVIADKALADAKAKTEALAGDIPELPPFFGVPISIKDLNPVADVRCTYGSPVLMDKIATHDDAVVTRIKHAGFIILGKTAASELGSLPYTEPVGFPPARNPWNLDYTPGGSSGGAAASLAAGLCAIAQGSDGGGSIRGPAFCCGLVGIKPARGRVSYAPVGDYLNGIATNGPLGRTVADAAALLDVMSGYVTGDPYWLPNPEKPFIAAAQQPPAALRVAFSTSIPPVGDAHEVCQQAVLETVQLLEGMGHVVEQACPDFNGLIEPFVKIWQAGAVAPGIPPQVLSPMNRWNAEQSASAGQYLQAVAQMQIVSRQIVGFFNNYDALVLPVYMHPQIRIGEYADLSPEETLQKIIFWVAPCPPFNASGLPSIAIPTGFDSTTGLPVGVQIVGRPAAEATLIAIAAQLEAAKPWIQHRPAFALG
- a CDS encoding cupin domain-containing protein; the protein is MNKDRESHESFTKAHFDFEGLPYLTSPRRQLNLHAVGIGLIQLPPDEGYTFTHSHAEQEEVYIVIEGQGTMLIDGELVPIERGDLVRVSPQARRALKAAPETVLFVICVGAIAAGYPKNPEARYTIDDGTPHYDDIPPWYQGRDDIAERNARLKARMLKSQAKRENQQ